The Carassius auratus strain Wakin chromosome 40, ASM336829v1, whole genome shotgun sequence genome has a segment encoding these proteins:
- the LOC113058433 gene encoding rho guanine nucleotide exchange factor 12-like isoform X4, with the protein MSDTRSPVTDRTSSILSRDPLPDKRPKSEKLPGTPTHEFDPTGLVQRCVIIQKDENGFGLTVSGDNPVFVQLVKQDGAAMRAGVQTGDRIIKVNGTFVTQSNHVEVVKLIKSGSYVALTVLGQPPGLPQIPLSEVDVGLGSPGGYEDPFVTSPNSYNAAERTSPFVSWEENSAPLNQIMGNKRMVSKDQQDIQGLKADCSRTPTCRPLQDIQEAKKHIPHQQGHIHESLCVRNSEDGFWADENRYKGDFSPEGLWSGSSVSFVQRRFYPASPESQRDSSCSSPKSTPRDSLNSCPSPDVEDGSDLETRVSSTVGNPFSQPASEIIAAEDDDFDIEQEQVNGQCSCFQSIELLKTRPAHLAAFIHHVISQFDPAPLLCYLYAELYKHTNSKETRRIFMDFLTFFIDRGANLKVAVPESISSELERRRPELIPEELHRQYLQTMQETLLPDVQRNLEDFRQKRSMGLTLADVELSRLDFQQLALERERSCAENILSKIDDILLTSQTTEEEKCNSIQYVIFMYMKHLGVRVKEQRNLESKRVRLHFLPSKLRKSKTEKEGEEKKKPRFPIRVPQRWPSRIDSVPSGKAGDNIKHRPQKQMSQPALGGSDLIEGGRLRGSQSSEGSDLLQSPSLISSPPFSALYSSPSDPSGKDLEFNMSSSVVVPRLSDGLQSGDVLDNIYQPCDDIPYNMDQLDEDGYRLLDVGTPKLSRRFEELQSEDDQGSDVYSDVDPPNWQQVVRRDVLAGLTPHEIKRQEVINELFYTERTHVHMLKVLDSVFYQKLTRENILPPADIKNIFTNLEEIIQLHMRIADQMTAIRKKNESSVIGHIGDELLSWFSGGEEEKIKQAVGTFCSNQPFALELIKSRQKKDQRFTSFVQEAESNRLCRRLQLKDIIPAEMQRFTKYPLLMDNIVKYTDESEEKDKVRRAAESCRLILSHVNQSVKESENKQRLEDYQRRLDLSSLKQSENPMISEFKNLDLTKRKMVHEGPLSWKINKDKTIELYTLLLEDILVLLQKQDERLILRCHSKNLAGTADTKHIFSPIIKLSTVLVRSVATDNRSFFVISMSKNGAQIYELMAQTVSEQRMWQQEIAQRADVTNVKPHSVIPLPQHDGDRDSVELSKFSKGSEQISTGSIQATEKDSESSPTAALQDCVPDANPGEEDRVPRAGRDGSYLDGRDTDSLSCSSKADEALKTLSALKQVLVTQLMAQDEGERLGRSAGSRLLRTTSLRTPVEHSSTRTPSRAQDYTSRDTGFYECPEDYAAYLVLEGYGGPGESSTDDDIQVGRKESSLAHSCAADSGISLKFSSPSSGSTSRLSREVLSHLRCLQANLNHLKEMETKYYNLLRQKPVGSTADTDESRDKK; encoded by the exons GGCTGGTTCAGAGATGCGTGATCATTCAGAAAGATGAAAACGGCTTTGGGCTGACCGTCAGTGGGGACAACCCTGTTTTTGTGCAGCTCGTCAAACAGG ATGGCGCTGCCATGCGTGCAGGTGTTCAGACAGGGGACAGGATCATTAAG GTGAACGGGACATTTGTGACGCAATCCAACCATGTTGAAGTGGTGAAATTGATTAAAT CCGGCTCATATGTGGCCCTCACAGTATTAGGCCAGCCTCCCGGGTTGCCCCAGATCCCCCTCTCTGAGGTGGACGTGGGTCTCGGGTCACCGGGGGGTTATGAGGACCCTTTTGTTACATCTCCCAACTCATACAATGCAGCGGAACGCACCTCTCCTTTTGTGTCATGG GAAGAGAACAGTGCTCCACTCAACCAAATAATGGGCAACAAGAGGATGGTGTCCAAGGATCAACAGGACATACAG GGACTGAAGGCGGACTGCAGCAGAACTCCCACATGCAGACCACTACAGGACATCCAGGAAGCCAAGAAGCACATTCCACATCAGCAGGGCCATATACAT GAGAGTCTGTGTGTCAGGAACAGTGAAGATGGCTTTTGGGCGGATGAGAATCGATATAAGGGAGATTTCAGCCCAGAGGGTCTCTGGAGTGGAAGTTCAGTGTCATTT GTCCAGCGCCGATTCTACCCAGCCTCTCCAGAGAGCCAAAGGGACTCCAGCTGTTCCAGTCCGAAGAGCACCCCCAGAGACAGCCTCAATTCCTGCCCCTCCCCTGATGTCGAGGACGGCTCTGACCTA GAGACTCGTGTCTCATCCACCGTAGGGAACCCATTCTCCCAACCGGCTTCAGAGATCATTGCTGCTGAAGATGACGACTTTGACATTGAGCAGGAGCAG GTGAACGGCCAGTGCAGCTGCTTCCAGAGTATCGAGCTGCTCAAGACTCGTCCCGCTCATCTTGCTGCCTTCATACACCATGTGATCTCTCAGTTTGACCCTGCACCTCTG CTCTGCTACCTGTACGCTGAGCTCTACAAACATACCAACTCCAAAGAAACACGGCGGATATTCATGGACTTCTTGACGTTCTTCATAGACCGAGGGGCA AATTTGAAAGTCGCTGTGCCTGAATCCATCTCCTCTGAGCTCG AGCGTCGGAGACCAGAGCTGATACCAGAGGAATTACACAGGCAATATTTACAGACAATGCAGGAAACTCTCCTTCCGGATGTACAGAGAAACTTGGAGGACTTCAG GCAGAAGCGCAGTATGGGCTTGACCCTGGCTGATGTAGAGCTGTCTCGTCTGGACTTTCAACAGCTggctctagagagagagagatcatgtgCTGAAAACATCCTATCCAAGATAGATGACATTCT GTTGACTTCACAAACCACAGAAGAGGAGAAATG CAACTCCATACAGTATGTGATCTTTATGTACATGAAGCATCTGGGAGTTCGGGTGAAAGAACAACGAAACCTGGAGTCCAAACGAGTTCGACTTCATTTTCTTCCTTCCAAACTAAGG AAAAGCAAAACGGAGAAGGAAGGGGAGGAGAAGAAAAAGCCTCGCTTTCCGATCCGGGTGCCCCAGCGGTGGCCCAGTCGCATCGATTCAGTACCAT ctgGGAAGGCCGGGGACAACATCAAGCATCGGCCTCAGAAGCAGATGTCTCAGCCAGCTTTGGGCGGATCAGATCTGATAGAGGGTGGACGTCTGCGGGGCAGTCAGTCGAGTGAGGGCTCAGACCTCCTACAGAGCCCTAGTTTGATCAGCTCTCCCCCCTTCAGCGCCCTTTACAGTTCACCGTCAGACCCCTCTGGCAAGGACCTGGAGTTTA ATATGAGCTCGTCTGTGGTGGTCCCCCGGCTCAGTGATGGGCTGCAGTCTGGAGATGTGCTGGACAACATCTACCAACCCTGTGATGACATCCCATACAACATGGACCAGCTAGATGAAGATGGATACAG ACTGCTTGATGTGGGCACACCTAAACTGAGTAGAAG GTTTGAAGAGTTGCAGAGTGAGGATGATCAGGGGAGTGATGTTTACTCTGATGTAGATCCTCCTAACTGGCAGCAGGTGGTCAGGCGTGATGTTTTAGCAGGCTTGACGCCCCACGAGATCAAGAGACAAGAAGTCATTAATG AACTGTTCTACACGGAGCGAACCCACGTACACATGCTGAAGGTCCTAGACAGTGTGTTCTACCAGAAACTCACCCGAGAGAACATACTGCCCCCTGCTGACATCAAGAACATTTTCACCAACCTGGAGGAAATCATCCAGTTGCACA TGAGGATAGCAGATCAAATGACAGCGATACGCAAGAAGAACGAGTCATCGGTCATCGGCCACATAGGAGATGAGCTGCTGTCTTGG TTCAGTGGTGGAGAGGAGGAGAAGATCAAGCAAGCAGTGGGCACTTTCTGCAGTAACCAGCCCTTCGCCCTGGAGCTCATCAAATCCCGGCAGAAGAAGGACCAGCGTTTCACCTCCTTCGTGCAG GAGGCTGAAAGCAATCGACTGTGTCGACGATTACAGCTAAAGGACATCATCCCTGCAGAGATGCAGAGGTTCACAAAGTACCCCTTACTGATGGACAACATTGTCAAGTACACAG ATGAGTCAGAGGAGAAAGACAAAGTGAGACGAGCAGCAGAAAGCTGTCGACTCATTCTCAGCCACGTCAACCAGTCCGTGAAGGAGTCAGAGAATAAACAG AGACTAGAGGACTACCAGAGACGGCTGGACCTGTCTTCCCTCAAGCAGAGCGAGAACCCCATGATCTCAGAGTTCAAG AACCTGGATCTCACTAAAAGGAAGATGGTCCACGAGGGTCCTCTGTCCTGGAAGATTAACAAAGACAAAACTATTG AGCTGTATACCTTACTCCTGGAAGACATCCTGGTGTTGCTGCAGAAGCAGGACGAGCGTTTAATTCTCAGGTGTCACAGCAAGAACCTCGCAGGAACGGCTGACACAAAACACATATTCAGTCCCATCATCAAACTCAGCACTGTGCTGGTGCGCTCGGTGGCGACAG ATAACAGATCATTCTTTGTGATCTCCATGTCCAAAAACGGAGCTCAGATTTATGAGCTGATGGCCCAAACAGTGTCCGAGCAGAGAAT GTGGCAACAGGAGATTGCTCAAAGGGCAGATGTTACGAACGTCAAACCCCACAGCGTCATTCCTTTGCCTCAGCACGA TGGTGACAGAGACAGTGTGGAGTTAAGCAAGTTCAGCAAAGGCTCTGAACAGATCTCCACAGGAAGCATCCAGGCCACAG agaaagacagtgAAAGCTCACCCACGGCAGCCCTGCAGGATTGTGTCCCTGACGCCAACCCTGGGGAAGAGGACCGGGTCCCGAGAGCTGGCAGGGATGGCTCGTATCTGGACGGCAGGGACACAGACTCTCTATCCTGCTCGTCTAAAGCAGACGAGGCCCTTAAAACCT TGTCAGCGCTGAAGCAGGTGCTGGTGACTCAGCTGATGGCTCAGGATGAGGGCGAGCGATTGGGCAGATCAGCCGGCAGTCGTCTCCTCAGGACCACCTCTCTACGCACACCAGTGGAGCACAGCTCCACGCGCACCCCAAGTCGAGCTCAGGACTACACCTCTAGAGATACAGGCTTCTACGAGTGCCCAGAGGACTACG CAGCTTACCTGGTTCTGGAGGGGTACGGTGGCCCAGGCGAGAGCAGTACAGATGACGATATTCAGGTCGGGAGAAAGGAGTCGAGTTTGGCCCACAGCTGTGCTGCTGACTCGGGCATCAGCCTCAAGTTCTCCTCGCCCTCCTCAGGCAGCACGTCTCGCCTCAGCAGAGAGGTCCTCTCACATCTACGCTGCCTGCAGGCCAACCTCAACCACCTCAAG GAGATGGAAACAAAGTATTATAATCTGCTTCGCCAAAAGCCTGTTGGGTCAACGGCAGATACAGATGAGAGCAGAG ATAAGAAATAG
- the LOC113058433 gene encoding rho guanine nucleotide exchange factor 12-like isoform X1, translating to MSDTRSPVTDRTSSILSRDPLPDKRPKSEKLPGTPTHEFDPTDVLVQKSGFVVADRRPESFGLVQRCVIIQKDENGFGLTVSGDNPVFVQLVKQDGAAMRAGVQTGDRIIKVNGTFVTQSNHVEVVKLIKSGSYVALTVLGQPPGLPQIPLSEVDVGLGSPGGYEDPFVTSPNSYNAAERTSPFVSWEENSAPLNQIMGNKRMVSKDQQDIQGLKADCSRTPTCRPLQDIQEAKKHIPHQQGHIHESLCVRNSEDGFWADENRYKGDFSPEGLWSGSSVSFVQRRFYPASPESQRDSSCSSPKSTPRDSLNSCPSPDVEDGSDLETRVSSTVGNPFSQPASEIIAAEDDDFDIEQEQVNGQCSCFQSIELLKTRPAHLAAFIHHVISQFDPAPLLCYLYAELYKHTNSKETRRIFMDFLTFFIDRGANLKVAVPESISSELERRRPELIPEELHRQYLQTMQETLLPDVQRNLEDFRQKRSMGLTLADVELSRLDFQQLALERERSCAENILSKIDDILLTSQTTEEEKCNSIQYVIFMYMKHLGVRVKEQRNLESKRVRLHFLPSKLRKSKTEKEGEEKKKPRFPIRVPQRWPSRIDSVPSGKAGDNIKHRPQKQMSQPALGGSDLIEGGRLRGSQSSEGSDLLQSPSLISSPPFSALYSSPSDPSGKDLEFNMSSSVVVPRLSDGLQSGDVLDNIYQPCDDIPYNMDQLDEDGYRLLDVGTPKLSRRFEELQSEDDQGSDVYSDVDPPNWQQVVRRDVLAGLTPHEIKRQEVINELFYTERTHVHMLKVLDSVFYQKLTRENILPPADIKNIFTNLEEIIQLHMRIADQMTAIRKKNESSVIGHIGDELLSWFSGGEEEKIKQAVGTFCSNQPFALELIKSRQKKDQRFTSFVQEAESNRLCRRLQLKDIIPAEMQRFTKYPLLMDNIVKYTDESEEKDKVRRAAESCRLILSHVNQSVKESENKQRLEDYQRRLDLSSLKQSENPMISEFKNLDLTKRKMVHEGPLSWKINKDKTIELYTLLLEDILVLLQKQDERLILRCHSKNLAGTADTKHIFSPIIKLSTVLVRSVATDNRSFFVISMSKNGAQIYELMAQTVSEQRMWQQEIAQRADVTNVKPHSVIPLPQHDGDRDSVELSKFSKGSEQISTGSIQATEKDSESSPTAALQDCVPDANPGEEDRVPRAGRDGSYLDGRDTDSLSCSSKADEALKTLSALKQVLVTQLMAQDEGERLGRSAGSRLLRTTSLRTPVEHSSTRTPSRAQDYTSRDTGFYECPEDYAAYLVLEGYGGPGESSTDDDIQVGRKESSLAHSCAADSGISLKFSSPSSGSTSRLSREVLSHLRCLQANLNHLKEMETKYYNLLRQKPVGSTADTDESRDKK from the exons ACGTGTTGGTGCAGAAGAGTGGATTTGTAGTGGCTGACAGGAGACCTGAGTCTTTTG GGCTGGTTCAGAGATGCGTGATCATTCAGAAAGATGAAAACGGCTTTGGGCTGACCGTCAGTGGGGACAACCCTGTTTTTGTGCAGCTCGTCAAACAGG ATGGCGCTGCCATGCGTGCAGGTGTTCAGACAGGGGACAGGATCATTAAG GTGAACGGGACATTTGTGACGCAATCCAACCATGTTGAAGTGGTGAAATTGATTAAAT CCGGCTCATATGTGGCCCTCACAGTATTAGGCCAGCCTCCCGGGTTGCCCCAGATCCCCCTCTCTGAGGTGGACGTGGGTCTCGGGTCACCGGGGGGTTATGAGGACCCTTTTGTTACATCTCCCAACTCATACAATGCAGCGGAACGCACCTCTCCTTTTGTGTCATGG GAAGAGAACAGTGCTCCACTCAACCAAATAATGGGCAACAAGAGGATGGTGTCCAAGGATCAACAGGACATACAG GGACTGAAGGCGGACTGCAGCAGAACTCCCACATGCAGACCACTACAGGACATCCAGGAAGCCAAGAAGCACATTCCACATCAGCAGGGCCATATACAT GAGAGTCTGTGTGTCAGGAACAGTGAAGATGGCTTTTGGGCGGATGAGAATCGATATAAGGGAGATTTCAGCCCAGAGGGTCTCTGGAGTGGAAGTTCAGTGTCATTT GTCCAGCGCCGATTCTACCCAGCCTCTCCAGAGAGCCAAAGGGACTCCAGCTGTTCCAGTCCGAAGAGCACCCCCAGAGACAGCCTCAATTCCTGCCCCTCCCCTGATGTCGAGGACGGCTCTGACCTA GAGACTCGTGTCTCATCCACCGTAGGGAACCCATTCTCCCAACCGGCTTCAGAGATCATTGCTGCTGAAGATGACGACTTTGACATTGAGCAGGAGCAG GTGAACGGCCAGTGCAGCTGCTTCCAGAGTATCGAGCTGCTCAAGACTCGTCCCGCTCATCTTGCTGCCTTCATACACCATGTGATCTCTCAGTTTGACCCTGCACCTCTG CTCTGCTACCTGTACGCTGAGCTCTACAAACATACCAACTCCAAAGAAACACGGCGGATATTCATGGACTTCTTGACGTTCTTCATAGACCGAGGGGCA AATTTGAAAGTCGCTGTGCCTGAATCCATCTCCTCTGAGCTCG AGCGTCGGAGACCAGAGCTGATACCAGAGGAATTACACAGGCAATATTTACAGACAATGCAGGAAACTCTCCTTCCGGATGTACAGAGAAACTTGGAGGACTTCAG GCAGAAGCGCAGTATGGGCTTGACCCTGGCTGATGTAGAGCTGTCTCGTCTGGACTTTCAACAGCTggctctagagagagagagatcatgtgCTGAAAACATCCTATCCAAGATAGATGACATTCT GTTGACTTCACAAACCACAGAAGAGGAGAAATG CAACTCCATACAGTATGTGATCTTTATGTACATGAAGCATCTGGGAGTTCGGGTGAAAGAACAACGAAACCTGGAGTCCAAACGAGTTCGACTTCATTTTCTTCCTTCCAAACTAAGG AAAAGCAAAACGGAGAAGGAAGGGGAGGAGAAGAAAAAGCCTCGCTTTCCGATCCGGGTGCCCCAGCGGTGGCCCAGTCGCATCGATTCAGTACCAT ctgGGAAGGCCGGGGACAACATCAAGCATCGGCCTCAGAAGCAGATGTCTCAGCCAGCTTTGGGCGGATCAGATCTGATAGAGGGTGGACGTCTGCGGGGCAGTCAGTCGAGTGAGGGCTCAGACCTCCTACAGAGCCCTAGTTTGATCAGCTCTCCCCCCTTCAGCGCCCTTTACAGTTCACCGTCAGACCCCTCTGGCAAGGACCTGGAGTTTA ATATGAGCTCGTCTGTGGTGGTCCCCCGGCTCAGTGATGGGCTGCAGTCTGGAGATGTGCTGGACAACATCTACCAACCCTGTGATGACATCCCATACAACATGGACCAGCTAGATGAAGATGGATACAG ACTGCTTGATGTGGGCACACCTAAACTGAGTAGAAG GTTTGAAGAGTTGCAGAGTGAGGATGATCAGGGGAGTGATGTTTACTCTGATGTAGATCCTCCTAACTGGCAGCAGGTGGTCAGGCGTGATGTTTTAGCAGGCTTGACGCCCCACGAGATCAAGAGACAAGAAGTCATTAATG AACTGTTCTACACGGAGCGAACCCACGTACACATGCTGAAGGTCCTAGACAGTGTGTTCTACCAGAAACTCACCCGAGAGAACATACTGCCCCCTGCTGACATCAAGAACATTTTCACCAACCTGGAGGAAATCATCCAGTTGCACA TGAGGATAGCAGATCAAATGACAGCGATACGCAAGAAGAACGAGTCATCGGTCATCGGCCACATAGGAGATGAGCTGCTGTCTTGG TTCAGTGGTGGAGAGGAGGAGAAGATCAAGCAAGCAGTGGGCACTTTCTGCAGTAACCAGCCCTTCGCCCTGGAGCTCATCAAATCCCGGCAGAAGAAGGACCAGCGTTTCACCTCCTTCGTGCAG GAGGCTGAAAGCAATCGACTGTGTCGACGATTACAGCTAAAGGACATCATCCCTGCAGAGATGCAGAGGTTCACAAAGTACCCCTTACTGATGGACAACATTGTCAAGTACACAG ATGAGTCAGAGGAGAAAGACAAAGTGAGACGAGCAGCAGAAAGCTGTCGACTCATTCTCAGCCACGTCAACCAGTCCGTGAAGGAGTCAGAGAATAAACAG AGACTAGAGGACTACCAGAGACGGCTGGACCTGTCTTCCCTCAAGCAGAGCGAGAACCCCATGATCTCAGAGTTCAAG AACCTGGATCTCACTAAAAGGAAGATGGTCCACGAGGGTCCTCTGTCCTGGAAGATTAACAAAGACAAAACTATTG AGCTGTATACCTTACTCCTGGAAGACATCCTGGTGTTGCTGCAGAAGCAGGACGAGCGTTTAATTCTCAGGTGTCACAGCAAGAACCTCGCAGGAACGGCTGACACAAAACACATATTCAGTCCCATCATCAAACTCAGCACTGTGCTGGTGCGCTCGGTGGCGACAG ATAACAGATCATTCTTTGTGATCTCCATGTCCAAAAACGGAGCTCAGATTTATGAGCTGATGGCCCAAACAGTGTCCGAGCAGAGAAT GTGGCAACAGGAGATTGCTCAAAGGGCAGATGTTACGAACGTCAAACCCCACAGCGTCATTCCTTTGCCTCAGCACGA TGGTGACAGAGACAGTGTGGAGTTAAGCAAGTTCAGCAAAGGCTCTGAACAGATCTCCACAGGAAGCATCCAGGCCACAG agaaagacagtgAAAGCTCACCCACGGCAGCCCTGCAGGATTGTGTCCCTGACGCCAACCCTGGGGAAGAGGACCGGGTCCCGAGAGCTGGCAGGGATGGCTCGTATCTGGACGGCAGGGACACAGACTCTCTATCCTGCTCGTCTAAAGCAGACGAGGCCCTTAAAACCT TGTCAGCGCTGAAGCAGGTGCTGGTGACTCAGCTGATGGCTCAGGATGAGGGCGAGCGATTGGGCAGATCAGCCGGCAGTCGTCTCCTCAGGACCACCTCTCTACGCACACCAGTGGAGCACAGCTCCACGCGCACCCCAAGTCGAGCTCAGGACTACACCTCTAGAGATACAGGCTTCTACGAGTGCCCAGAGGACTACG CAGCTTACCTGGTTCTGGAGGGGTACGGTGGCCCAGGCGAGAGCAGTACAGATGACGATATTCAGGTCGGGAGAAAGGAGTCGAGTTTGGCCCACAGCTGTGCTGCTGACTCGGGCATCAGCCTCAAGTTCTCCTCGCCCTCCTCAGGCAGCACGTCTCGCCTCAGCAGAGAGGTCCTCTCACATCTACGCTGCCTGCAGGCCAACCTCAACCACCTCAAG GAGATGGAAACAAAGTATTATAATCTGCTTCGCCAAAAGCCTGTTGGGTCAACGGCAGATACAGATGAGAGCAGAG ATAAGAAATAG